A genomic stretch from Lepisosteus oculatus isolate fLepOcu1 chromosome 7, fLepOcu1.hap2, whole genome shotgun sequence includes:
- the LOC102691814 gene encoding sulfotransferase 1B1-like: protein MPEQKELIHSFKGIPFSTRVSTELLQALDTFDAREDDVLLVSYPKSGTHWLAEIMKNLHSHQSDNLSSGLVTLTSSLEFGDLSKFDELRNLSSKRLIPTHLSYDMIPVQFKTKNCKMIYVIRNPKDTAVSMYHYYQQNPHLPNVEKWSSFLEIFLKGEVVYGSWIDHVLSWEKNKSNENMLFLYYESMKKDLPKHVKEISSFLNISVSEDKIREISKKCSFHEMKEQAEREKVNTNHTVCALTSDRKLIFRKGVVGDWRNYFTSKQNVQFDAVFKEKINSSALASYVEYE, encoded by the exons ATGCCAGAACAAAAAGAATTAATTCACAGCTTTAAGGGCATTCCCTTCTCAACCAGAGTCTCCACAGAACTGCTCCAGGCCTTGGATACCTTTGATGCCAGAGAAGATGATGTGCTGTTAGTGTCCTATCCGAAATCAg GCACACACTGGCTGGCTGAAATCATGAAGAATTTGCACAGCCACCAGAGTGATAACCTCAGTTCTGGCCTGGTGACACTGACTTCATCTTTGGAGTTTGGAGATCTCTCCAAATTTGATGAGCTGAGAAACCTTTCCAGTAAGAGGCTCATCCCAACACACCTCAGCTATGACATGATTCCTGTGCAGTTCAAAACAAAGAATTGTAAG ATGATTTATGTGATCAGGAATCCCAAGGACACAGCAGTTTCAATGTATCATTACTACCAGCAAAATCCCCATCTACCCAATGTTGAGAAGTGGTCATCGTTTTTAGAGATATTCCTGAAAGGTGAAG TGGTCTATGGTTCTTGGATTGATCATGTTCTGAGCTGGGAGAAGAataaaagcaatgaaaataTGTTGTTCCTGTACTATGAGTCAATGAAGAAG GATCTCCCAAAACATGTCAAAGAGATCAGCTCATTTTTGAACATCAGTGTCAGTGAAGATAAGATCAGGGAGATCTCAAAGAAATGCTCCTTTCATGAAATGAAAGAACAGGCAGAAAGGGAGAAAGTGAACACAAACCACACAGTGTGCGCTCTGACATCTGACAGGAAGCTGATCTTCAGGAAAG GTGTTGTTGGTGACTGGAGAAACTATTTTACCTCCAAACAGAATGTGCAGTTTGATGCAGTGTTCAAGGAGAAGATCAACTCTAGTGCTTTAGCAAGCTATGTTGAATATGAATAA